The Bacteroidota bacterium region CGGTCGCCGCCTTTTCGCCAGCACGACCGCCACCGAAGTTCTTTTCGCCGATATGGATCAATCCGTTGAGAAAGGTGCCATTGGTAAGGACAACGGTTTTGCCTGGGATTTCGATTCCCATACTCGTCTTGACACCTACCACCCGTCCGTCTTTGACGACAAGTTCGCGGACCATCTCCTGCCAGAAATCAACATTGGGCGTTTGCTCCAGCATCAGGCGCCACTCTTCGGCAAAGCGCATACGGTCACTTTGCGCGCGCGGGCTCCACATAGCAGGACCCTTGGAACGGTTGAGCATTCTAAACTGGATCATCGTTTTGTCTGTGACGATCCCCGAATACCCGCCCATGGCATCGATCTCTCTGACAAGTTGCCCTTTGGCGACACCACCCATGGCTGGATTGCATGACATCTGGGCGATGGTGTTCATGTTCATGGTGGTAAGCAGCACCTTCATGCCCATGTTGGCGGCAGCCGCAGCGGCCTCACAACCGGCATGGCCGGCACCGACCACGATCACATCATAATTTGGAAACATGCTGCAAAGTTAATTGAGAATTGTCTGCTGACAGCGATTCAAATGAAATTGGTCGATAGGTGCCAAACGCTGCGTTCAGGTGGAGTTGCCCGTTCAGCGGAAAACTTAAGCGGACCTCGTGAAATTGTTCCACGTGGAACAATTCATGTTGGCAGCACGATGATCGGCTTGCAAAGGCTTTGGAGAAAATTGGAATTTCGAAGGGCAAGAATACAGGCCTATCGTCGGCAGAAATTGTTCCACGTGGAACAGTCACCACTTCCAGCAATGACCAACACTTACACGTAGTGCATCCGTACATTACCGAGGAAACATGGCTATGGCCGCGTCTTCCGCAGCACGCATTTCCTTTTTTGATTTGGCGTCTTTGTCTTTGAATCCGGCAAGATGCAGAAGCCCGTGCGCCATCACGCGGTGGAGCTCATCCCCGAATGCCACTCCAAATGATGCGGCATTCTCTCGCACACGTTCGACACTGATGTAGATATCAGCTGCCAAATCCTTGGAATCTTCCTCAGAGTGTGGGAATGTAATAATGTCGGTCAGCGTATCGTGCTTCAGAAAATCCTGGTTCAGACCCAACAAATAGGCATCAGAAACAAAAATGTAATTGATCTCCTGTACCGTGCAACCGTGTTGTGCAGCGACATCCTGCAACCAAGCGCCCACGGCGCGAGACTTCGGAAGCTTGAAATCAATCTCCTCTATAAAAAACTGAATTGGTTTGGCCATTCCTCAGATGTTGAAGACCATTTCCACACGGCGACCAGAGTCTTGAAAATGGATCTCATCGGAAAGTTGACGCATGAGAAATACCCCACGCCCGCTCTCACGCATCACATTTTCAGGAGCTGTTGGATCAGGCAATGACTCAGGATCGAAACCATTTCCTTCGTCCTCAACCGCCATCATGATGCGATAGGGGTTCAAGGATGCACAACGGATGCGCACCACTTTTGAGCCATCTCCTCGGTTGCCATGTCGAATGGAATTGTTGACAGCTTCCGTTACCGCAATCATTACGTTTCCGAAGACGTCGTCTTTGAAACCCAAGAAGTCGCGAATTTCCTCGATGAATTGCTCCACCTCCAGAATCCGCTCCGGGTTGCTCGTGATCTCTAGTTCTTTGACCATTTGCGCCACTGCCTGCATTATATCAATCGTTGGACTGTTCCAGCAATTTAAAGTATTTTTCAATCAAGTTAATAAAATCGGTAGAATACTCAAGTTGATTGCTCTTGAGCAACTCTTGCCTGATCTTGTTCTTGTACTCCTCCAATTCCAACTGATCGGGTGAGACGCGATCATTTTCACGACCGGTACGCGACTCCCGCTGTTGTTCAAACTCCTCCTTTTCACGCACCGCCTTGAAGCTGTCGAGGAGTCGATTCAAAATCTGCTCTTGACGGCGCATCGTACGTTCCGTCAAAATCTGATTCTTCAACTCATCCTCAGTGTCCTTCATTTCTTGCATGATTTGGCCCATGTCGCCCAAACCGCTTTTTCCGCCTTTGCCAATTTTCTCGTGTGCTTCCTTCAGTTGCATCCGCAACATCTCTTGCATCTTGCCCATCTCGGCCAACTTCTTGGGGTCTGTCCCGGGACCTTTGTTGAGCATGTCTTGCATCATCTTGTTCAACTCCCCTTGCTTCTTGCTCATGCCCTTCATGTCAGAGTTGCTGCCACCGGGCTTTTTGCACATACCCATGCCACCCTTCTTGTTCTTCATCTGCTCTTGCATCTGCTGCATCACGTCGGTGAGCATGTTCGCAAGATTATTGATGCTGGTCATGGCCGCATGCTGATTTTCAGTCACACGTGGGAGGTATTTGTTTTCCATACTTTCCTGGGCGGCATTCATGCTTTTGAGGATCGTACGGCTTTCGTCGGTGATGAACTTTTCAATCTGAAACACGCGTTTGGCCAAGGCATCAAGACTATCCTTGATCATGTACATGTCGTCCAGCATCTGCTTTTGCTGCACTTCCTTTTCCACCAAGGCCGGGTCGTTCCCGCGAATCTCTTTTAATTCGTTGCGCAAATCCTCCTGACGAAACGAAAGGCGGAGCAGGTTCTCGAGCAAGTAACGAAGGTCCTCCATGTTTTCCTCGTCTTGCTGTTGCTGACCAGCCTCCATCATGGATTGCATATCCTCCTTCATCTTTTTCATCTTCTCAGAAGATTTCTTCTGCGATTCGGAACCGGACTTCTTCTCCTTTTGCTCGATTTGCTCGCCAGCGTCATCCATTTCCTGTTGAGTTTCTTCACCCAACTTCTCCAGATCCTCCATCTTTTCAGCATCAGGAGTCTGGGTCTCCTTTTTCATTTCTCCCAACTCTTTGAGGTCCTTTTGGACATCCTTCATCTCTTCACTCAACTTCTCTTGCTTGTCAGCAATTTCCTTCATCTTTTCCTCATCCGATTTGTTGGTTTCCTCCAACTTCTCGTTGAGCATGTCTTCTTTCTTCTTGAGGTTGTCGAGCTTCTGCACGATCTCCTCACTCTTTTGCTCCACCTCCAATTGCTTCAGCAGGGCCAAGGTCTGTTCCAAAGCCTTTTCAAGATCCTCCTGCTTCATCTCCATCTCCTCCATCATCTTCTTCATCTCCTTGGGATCCATCTTGTCCATCTGCTCCTGCATCTTCTTCATGTAGTCCTCAAGTTTATCGTCCTTGAGTTTCTCTAGAAGTTGATTCAGCTTTTCATACTTCTCCATGGTGCGCTCGGTCACCATTTCATTGTTTTGCAGGGTCTCTTTATTCTCTTTGAACTCCTTTTGGGTTTGCTCGATGCGCTGTTGCACATCTTTGTTCTTCTCGAGCAATTTTTCGAGTTCTTTTTTGTCATCATAGCTCAAACCCTTCTGGTTCAGCATCTTCTCTTGATATTTCTCCAGAGCTTCGCGCACCTCCTTGGCCTCTTTAGCCAATTGCTCGACCTCCTTCTCCATCTTGTCCTGATTTTCCTCTACCTCCTCAAACTTCTTTGCGAGGCTTGGGAAATTGACGCGAAACACGGCACTCGTGCTTGCTTTTGGACCGGAAACGAAGTCATTGTCCATTACCTTCACGAAATACTCCACTACATCGCCTTCCTCCATTCCCAATTGCTGCAAATCAACTTCGAGTCCTTTGTGCTGGAACAATTCGCGTGGATCAACTTTGACGGGCATCGATTTATACTCACCCTCCACCTTGTCGATGTTTTCACTTTTGGAGAAGCGGTAATGCAAACTCAGGTTGCTGAACCCAAAATCATCGCTGATCTCAAAATCCAGCGGCATGAACATCGTGAAGTCGGCTTGAAACTCTTGCGCCGCATTATTTACGAAAATCGTGGGAAACCTGTCCTGAATCACGTCGATGTGGTAGCGCACAGTATCCACATTGGGAATCTCACGTTTCGACACCAGGCTAATAAAGTAGCCCTCATTTGCCAAAACTGTCTTTTCATGCGTAAAGCGTCCAGGAACCATCGACGTCTTGAGCGGTACAGTGTCAGCGCCGTAGTACGTGGCCTCCTTGATCGAACCGTTGACATCCACCAACCATTTCACCGACGTTCCACGTAGCACTTTCAAATCCCCGATATTGTCAGAGAGCGTATCGTCTGCCATTCCCGTATAGCCTGGGTAGTCCACGACCACTTTAAAATTCTTGATCGCCGGCCGGGTTAAGACCTCAACACCATAGATTTCAGAGTTAACCTCTTCATTACCAATTTTATAATTGAAATTTTCTTTGATGTCGTTGAATTCAAAGGCAAACTCGTCTGTGCGCAGTTGATCCATCGGATAATGCACAAACTCTGACTCAGAGGCCTTCTTGATATAGAGATATAAATCTTTGGGCAACTCCTCACCCTCGACGGTTGCTGTCAGTTTGAAATCTTGACCGGCGATTAATTCCTTCGGATGGTTCTCCACCAGGATCTTAAAAGGCGGAGGAGGAATGAATTCCTGATTGTAATTCAGCAATCGCGTAGTACCGTTGCTCAAAACATCGGGCATGACAATCCCAAGCAACAAAAACAACAGCAATGGAATCGCCAAATACCGTGCAAATTTCCAGTTGACATTGAGATTGATGGCCTTTGCGAATGGAATAGGGGCAAGATCTTCGGTCTTCTTTTGAATGGCAGCAGCCAACAGCGCGTTATCGTTTCCACCTGAAAATGAACGCAATTCAAGGAGATTCAACAACTTATCATCAATCTCGGGGAAGTGCCTCCTGACCAAGCTTGCAATTTCAGTGTCTGTCAGCGGTTTGCTCAGGTTGAGCAATTTGGACAACGGCCAAACGATTGCATAGGCCGTAACACCCAAAAGCGTAAGTCCCAACGCATAAAACATTCCCGTGCGAACGCCACTCGAAAATCCCAGCAAACCTTCGCCAGTAACGGAAAGAAAAAACATGGAAGAACCCAACAAAAGCAATCCAATGCTTCCGCGAATGATTCGATTTACGTAGAACTTCCTGCGAAATTCTTTGATATGCCCCCAAAGAAGATTCTCAGTTGTATTCACAAATTGCTCCTTTCACTACTCAAAAGGCCCATCAAAACGATGTAGACGGCCAACATCCACAAACCAAAGTTCAAGTTCCAGAAAAAACACGGGACATTCAAGACCGAAGCCAATGCCCCGATTCTTAAAACGTAAACATCAGCCCCGATGTTTCATCAAAAGACTCAATAATCCAGGGACTTGATCCCATATCACCAATCTTGCGATTGCAGCGGCTCCGATCAGAAGGCTCACCACCATCACCGGATTGCTGTATCCAATCGCTGCAACGGTACCGGAAAAAATCGGCCATTGACCCAACAACGGATTCCATCCACTACCAATCCAATAGCTCAAAAGGTCCAGAACGAGACAGAAAAATAGAAATAGCATACCTGCGACCAGCAACCCATAAATCCATTTTGCAGTTTCAAGTGCTACCTTTCCCAACTCGATCGTCGTTAGAATTTCAACCTCACATGCACAGGCGCATGATCGCTATGCACCGCATCCTGAAAAATATTCGCATCCACGACATTGGCAGCCAAGGCTTCGGCAACGAAATGATAATCAATCCGCCAGCCTTTGTTTTGCTCCCGGCTCTTAAACCTGAATGACCACCAGCTGTACTGATGCGGTTCAGGATGAAACATCCGGTAGCTGTCGCGAAATCCAATTTCCAGAAAACGTGACAGCCAAGCCCGCTCGTGTGGCAAAAAACCAGAACTGTTTTTGTTCGAAACCGGATTGTGAATGTCGATTTCCTTGTGGCAAATGTTAATGTCTCCACAAATCACCAACCTCGGAACTGTTTTGCTCAATTCTGAGATGTAAGTGTAAAAGTCCTCCATGAATACTTCCTTGAATCCTTGCCGATCTTCACCGCTGGATCCTGAAGGAAGGTAAACATTCAACAGGGAAAATTCCGGAAAATCCAGACGGATGACGCGACCTTCGCGGTCGTATTGCTCCATTCCACAGCCATAGGTCACATTCAGTGGCGCATGCTTGGTGTAAATGGCTACTCCGCTATATCCTTTTTTCTCCGCTGGGAACCAGTAACTCGTATAACCATCCGGGCTATGCAGCTCAGGGGTCAAATCCGTCGGCAAAGCCTTAAGTTCCTGAAAACAAATGATATCCGGATTCGCAGTACCCAACCATTCCAACAGACCTTTGCTCGCTGCCGAGCGAATGCCATTCACATTGTAGCTGATGATCGAATATTCCATTTTCTAATCCTTGAAGTGGTTCCAGCCCTGTGCCTGCAAGGGCAACATACTGCCATTGGCAGTAATCAAATTCACGCCAGCGATTTCCTCAACAATATGGCCAATGATGGTCACTCCCTTCATCGTTTTGATCTTGTCGTAATGCTCGAGAGAGACAGTGAAAAGCAATTCATAGTCCTCGCCACCGTTTAAGGCCATCGTCAAGGCCGGGATTCCAAGGTCTTCTCCCACCAAGATGACTTCATGGTCGATCATGATCTTGTCTTCGTAGATGGTCGCACCCTTCTTGCTTTGTTTGCAGATATGCAGCAAGTCACTTGCCAAGCCATCGCTTAGATCAATCATCGCAGTCGGCTTGATCCCGTTTTCCCGCAGCAAACGTACAACGTCGCCACGCGCTTCGGGCTTCAGCTGCCTACCGACGACATAATCACGACCGACTAGATCGGGTTGAACGCCAGGGTTTTTCAGAAAGACAGCTTTTTCGCGTTCCAGCACTTGCAAGCCAGCGTAGGCACCACCGACATCACCCGAAATACAGATCAAATCGTGCTCTTTTGCGCCAGAACGGTAAACAACATCAGCTTTTGCGGCCTTTCCGATGGCAGTCACGCTGATCACCATCCCGACACGGCTACTTGAAGTATCGCCGCCGATCAAATCCACGTCGTAGTGATCACAGGCAATCTGAACCCCTTCGTAAAACGCGTCCATTGCTTCGACCGTGAACTTGCTGCTCAAGGCAACCGACATCGTAATCGCAAACGGCTTGCCGTTCATGGCGTAGATATCACTCAGATTTACCACAACCGATTTGTAACCCAGGTGCTTCAACGGCACGTACCTGAGGTCAAAGTGCACGCCTTCGATCAGTAAATCCGTGGTAACCAAATGCACTTCCTTTTCGGAAACGGCATAAACGGCGGCATCGTCGCCAATCCCCTTGACCACATCGGGGTTATGATTCTCAAACTCGCGGGTGAGATGTTCGATCAGCCCAAATTCCCCTAATCGGGAAATCGGCGTGAGATCCTCTGCATTTTCATCAAACATGGGGACAAAGATAGAGCAAAAATTGCCGAAGCAAGCCGCAGAAATCAGAGACCCAACTGCGCGCTGATTTCCAGCATCCGCTGAATCGGCAGGAGCGCCTGAGAGCGAAGTGGTTCAGGCACATCCACTTCCGGCATTTCGTATTTCATCGAGATATAAACTTTCTCCAGCGTGTTGAGCTTCATGTGCGGGCAATCGTTGCAAGCGCAGGTCCCTTGATTGGGCGCAGCGATGAAACGCTTGTTTGGACTTGCTTTTTCCATCTGATGAATGATCCCTGATTCGGTGACGACGATAAACTCCTCGGCCGAACTTTTCTTCGTAAAATTCAGCAGACCACTTGTGCTGCCGATGTAGTCCGCCATTTCCAGAACCGGGTCTTCGCATTCTGGATGGGCAATGATTTTTGCATTCGGATGGCGCATCTTCAGCTCCGCGAGTTTTTTCCGGGAGAAAATTTCGTGCACCATGCAGGCACCGTCCCAAAGAATCATGTTGCGACCGGTGAGTTTGTTGATGTAGGCGCCCAGGTTCTTGTCCGGTGCAAAAATCAGCGGCTGATCTTTTGGGAAGCTCTCGACGATCCCGACGGCATTGGTGCTTGTGACCACGACATCGCTCAGGGCCTTGAGGCCGGCCGAGCAGTTGATGTAAGTCACCACTTTGTGGTCGGGGTACTTTGCTTTGAATTCGGCGAAAAGATCCGGCGGGCAGCTGTCGCTCAACGAGCAGCCTGCGTTGAGATCCGGCAAAACCACTTTTTTTGAAGGATTGATGATTTTTGCTGTTTCCGCCATAAAATGCACGCCGGCAAACAAAATCAGATCCGCGCTGGTTTTTTCAGCTTGCTGCGCCAAACCCAAGCTGTCGCCCACGTAGTCGGCGATGTCTTGAATATCCGGCTCCTGATAGTAATGCGCGAGCAGCACGGCATTCTTTTCGCGCTTCATCCGGTTGATTTCTGCGAAGAGATCCAATGTTGGATCCACCTCGATGTCGAGAAAGCCAATGCGCTTCACCGCCTTCTTCTTATCTTCCAATATATCTATCATCTTATTTTATATTCTTCTTCTTTTAAATGTTGTAGTAGTATATGTCGTGTGGATTGTGTGTAAAAGTAATGTGTATTCGACTTGATTTTAACGTTAACCACACTTGAGGATTCTTATACACATCAAAGTTAAAAATATTTGGTTCAGCATCATTGACTTAACACCGCTCATTCACATTCCCACATTCGAAGGTGTAAGTTATGGTCTGGATAAGTTTCCACTGTGGAAGACGTGCATCGAATGTTGGTAAATCGACCCTGATCCACATGCCTGTGGATAGTCAAAATTGAAAGTTGGCACATGCCTGCGGATCTGATTTTGCAAGCCAACTTATGAGAAAGAACCCACAGGGTTATCCAGATTTTATGTGTCTTGAGTGTGGAATTCTTAGTTATCATTATCAGGCATTTACAATACTTATCATTTCCTTTGTGGAAAACCGAAAAGCGGTAAAAAACGGGAATTTCAAATGGTAAAGAAGATAGAGGCGGCCGAATTTGTACAAATTTCAAGGGAATTGCCCGTTTTGGATGTGCGTTCGCCCGGCGAATTCAAGCAAGGGCATGTGCCCGGAGCAATTTCATTTCCGCTGTTTGACGATACCGAAAGGGCGGAGGTGGGTACACTTTACAAGCAAGTCGGTCAAGTACAGGCGGTCGAGCGTGGGCTGGAAATCGTTGGCGGAAAAATGCGTGGGATGTTTGCCGAAGGGTTGGCCCATGCCAAAAATGGAAAGCTGATGGTGCATTGCTGGCGAGGAGGCAAGCGGAGCGAATCGGTGGCGAATTTGTTAGCGGTCGCTGGTTTGGAAGTCTATTTGCTGAATGGCGGTTACAAGTCGTACCGTCGTTGGGTTTTGGAGCAATTCCTTCCAAAACAGAATTTTCTCGTCATCGGCGGCCTGACCGGCACGGGAAAGACGAGAATTTTGCATCACCTCGGCATGATGGGACAGGCAATTTTGGACATCGAAGGCCATGCAGCCCACCGCGGGTCGGCCTTCGGCCGACTTGGACAGACCGTTTACGTTTCGCCGCAACAGTTTGAAAACGGAATGGCCAACGATTTGGCCGTTTTGAATGGACGCAGCATTTGGATTGAAGACGAAAGTCGGGTCCTGGGCAGCCTCATTTTACCGCAGGCATTCTGGGATCAAAAGCAGGCGGCCCCGGTCTTTTATGTTGAGATTCCGGATGAAGATCGGGTTCGTATGCTGCTTGAGGACTACGGATCGGTAGACCATGCGGGCGTTGCAGCTTCCATTGCCAAGATCACAGAAAATTTGGGTGGCCTTCGGGCGCGTCAAGCACTGGATGCACTGGAAGCAAATGATGGGGAGGCGTTGACCAGGATGCTGCTGGCCTATTACGACAAACTCTACCGCAACTCGCTTTCGGTAAAGTCCCAAGAAAATGTACACCACCTCAAATTCGAGCGGTTTGATCTCGGTGAGATTTCTCAAGCGTTGATGGAAAAGGCGACGGAACTCGGTTATGCGCTCGGCCCGACATTGACACATATATAAGGTGTGCTGCTTGATCCTGGAGGGAACTAAATTTTCGCTGTAGCGGTGTCTTGGGATTGGCTATTTCTAAAAACGCAAAATCCACTTAAATTTGATCATGATGAATGCCTTTCTCGCTCCCAAGCACTTGCGGTCCATGCGGATGGTGGCCATATTGGCAATTGGTTTCATGACATTGACCAGTGGCAGCGTCAAGGCATGGGGATTTTGGGCACATCAGCGCATCAACCGGATGGCGGTATTTACGCTTCCGCCACAGATGATGCATTTTTACAAGAAGAATATCGACTACCTGACCGACCATGCGGTTGATCCCGACATGCGTCGATACGCAGTAGACGGCGAAGCCGCCCGTCATTACATCGACGTGGATCATTATGGGGAATACCCATTTGAAATGGTTCCACGCAAATGGCAGGATGCCGTGGACAAGTTCACGGAGGATTCCTTGATGGCCTATGGCATCGTGCCTTGGCACATACAAAGGCATTATTTCTGGTTGGTCGATGCATTCCGCGAAGAGAATCCGGCAAAAATTTTGAAGGCAAGCGCCGATATCGGGCACTACATCAGCGACAGCAACGTGCCTTTGCATACAACCGAGAACTACAATGGTCAATTTACCGGCCAAAAGGGAATTCATGGCCTTTGGGAGTCAAGATTGGTTGAGCTTTTTGCCTTGGATTACGACTTTTACATTGGTCAATCGGCCTATTTCGGTGATATGAACGCCGAAGCATGGCGTTGGGTGCTTGAATCCCATCTTGCACTGGACTCTGTGCTGAGTTTTGAGAAGAAATTGACTGAAAAAATGTCATCTGACCAGAAATACAGCTTCGAAAACCGAAACAACGTCTTGGTCAAAGCCTACAGCAAGGCATTTTGTACTGCATATCACCAAATGCTGAGTGGAATGGTCGAGCGCCGCATGCGCGCATCCATTGCTCGTGTCGGTTCGGTTTGGTACACTGCCTGGGTCGATGCAGGTCAGCCCGATTTGAAGAAACTGCTCGAAAAAGAGTTGATAGAGGAAAAAGAAACCGAGGATAAAAAGTTGAAGATCAATGACAGGGAGGCTGGAGACATTGGAGCCGTCCTGGATCCGCGGGAAATGCTTTTTGGCACGTGTTGCGGCCATCGCATGGGCCCATGCAACGAGAAGATGCCTCAGATCGACTCTTGCAATCCAATGCTGAAATCCGGAGGAGTAGCGAGATCAGTTCCGGATCAGCACGGCCATTGAAATTGGCTTTTGCAACACCAATAGTTGCAAAACCAAACTATTTTCGCACTTTTAGCGGTAGAGAAAAGCGAAAGTATTTGTTGATGATCCAAAAGTCCGTTCCATCTAGTCGCATCGCATTTTGTGTCACCGCATTGGTGCTCATGTATTTGTTGCCTGTGCGGCTGCACGCACAAGACAGTTATCAGTCGCTGTACAATGCAAATGCGATCCAAAAGCACAAGATCCGATGCATGACGGTGGAGTTTTTTGCGGCTGCAGGGGGAGTGGATTCTGTTGTGCCAGGCTCCCGAATTCCTGACTACCGTGAACGCTTTTTCTACAACGATAGTGGCCAAATCGAGCGATACGAGGCAGTCAATCCCAATATTCGGCTTCAAAATCAATCTGGTTCGCAGTTAAGCGCGCGCTATGAATACAGTGACAATGGCCTTACCACTCATCGTCACGATACGACTGTATTTGGAAACAGCAGTGAATGGCATTTCCGCAAGGATGCGCAAGGTCGTCGTTTGGGTGAGGAAATGTTTTTGCCTGATATTGAGCAGCCCGTTGCGACCCGACAGTATTTTTACGACTACAAGGGACGGTTGGAGAAGCGCAAAACCGTACATGGCCACAACAATCCCGGCCGCAAAGAAGATTGTGCGCTGACCTTCTATGTCCATGATTATCAGAGCTTCAACGCAACCGTTCTCTCTTCACAGGAAATGGCGCGTTGCGTCTGCGAATTGGAATACCTTGACGTGGATCGCAGGCCGGTGAGAAGGATTGCCTACGATTCGTTGGGTGTCATGACCGAAACCGTGCTGCTCAATTACGACCATACAGGAAAGCCGATCAGGCTTGAAATTCGCGATAAGTCCGGGATCAATGTCGTCGCGTTTGCCGACATCATCTATGAGCGCAACGGTTTGGTGAAGGTAAATATCAGCGGAAGTGGAAGCATTTTTGATGCTGAACTCTCAAAGCTCGCCACCCGTAGCCGCGAATTTATCACCGACCATTGGGCAGATTGGCGCCTGTTGCGGGAAATCAGGATCCTTCAAGGAAAACGTGAATTTGCCCGTTACCTTTTCAGCTACGACCTCCGCAGTTAGGATTTTGCAGGACCATTGTAGTAATCCATCAGGCTGAGTTTGGCAAGAATGGCCTCTGTGGCTCCCGTCTTGCTTTTCATATAGGCGATGTTTTTCGATCTCGCATCCGCCAGCAATTCCGGATCCGTCAACCATTGTTCCAGCGCCAAACGCAGTTCGTCCGAGTCGTTGACCATAGTCGCGGTACCGAGTTTGACCATGTCTACAGCTTCTTCGAATCGCGTGTGATTCGGCCCAAAAATCACGGGATTGCCGTAGATCGCAGGTTCTTGCGTATTGTGAATGCCCACACCAAAGCCACCACCGATGTAAACCACGTCTGAATAATGGTAGAGGCGCGAAAGCATCCCGACATTGTCGATCCAAAGCACGTCGGTGGAGTCGATGGCCTGATCCAGTTGACTGTACTTTGCCATGTAATCGGGGGAGGATGCGATCAAACGGTCGATGTGTTGCGGATGGATTTCGTGGGGGGCGATGATCCAGCAAAGATCTGCACGCCGCATGCTTTTGATCACGGAAAGGACGATGTTTTCGTCTGGCGGCCAAGTACTTCCGACGACGATGCATCTGCGGTGCCTGACAAATTCTGCGATTCCCGGAACCTCCTGAAACTTGGAGGGCAATTCGGCAACCCGGTCAAACCGCGTATCTCCTGCAACGCTGATGCGGTCAGAGCCGGTAAATTTCTCCAGCAGGATCGCGCTGCTTTTGTCTTGGGTGAAGATCCAGGAAAATGAGCGAAGCGCCCTGCGGTAGGAAAATCGAAGAATGCTTTTGAAAAACTTGCTTTGTTCGCGCATCAGCACGCTCACCAGCACCATGTGGATCGAGCGTCGGTGCGTTTCCTCGATGAAGTTGAGCCAAAGATCGTATTTCACGAATACAACGAGGCTGGGCTGCACAATGTCTAAAAAGGTAATGGCATTGCGGCGGGTGTCGAGCGGAAGGTAACAAATATGGTCGGCCAGCGGGTAGCCCTTCCGAATTTCATAGCCGCTTGGGCTGAAGAAGGTGAGAAGTATCTTTTGCTCGGGGTGCGAAGCTTTGATGGCCTCGATCAATGGTCGGCCTTGTTCAAATTCGCCGAGGGACGAGCAATGAAACCAAACCCAATTTTCACCGTCCTTCACACCGTCAGCCAGGCGCTCTTGCCAATCCCATCGGCCTGCTATCCACAACTTGGCTTTCTCATTGAAAACCGATGCCAGCCCGATCGCCCAGCGGTACGCCCAAATGCCGATGTTGTAGAATATGCGCATGCGAAGGGGAGGGGTACAGCGGGTACCTTTTAGTAATAGTATTCTTTTTCGGGGGCAGATTTGTAGATCGGGAAGGTCCAGCCCGCTTTCAATCCGACGAGAAGGTCCAGCCTTTTAGCCTCATCCTTCACCCCGGTATCAAAATTAAAGTCACGACGCGACTGCGTAAAGCTTTGGCTGAATTCTGCACCGACAAAAAAATTGGTGAATCGATTGTTGCCAAAGTGTCGAAAACCAAACCCTTGTACGAGCCCAAACCCATTCGTGAGCCGATCGTAGCCCTTTAAATAGGGTTTTGACAGATAGGGCACATTGTCCCCAATGGCTTGTACAGCAATTTTGTGCTGAATGAATTG contains the following coding sequences:
- a CDS encoding 3-deoxy-D-manno-octulosonic acid transferase, whose translation is MRIFYNIGIWAYRWAIGLASVFNEKAKLWIAGRWDWQERLADGVKDGENWVWFHCSSLGEFEQGRPLIEAIKASHPEQKILLTFFSPSGYEIRKGYPLADHICYLPLDTRRNAITFLDIVQPSLVVFVKYDLWLNFIEETHRRSIHMVLVSVLMREQSKFFKSILRFSYRRALRSFSWIFTQDKSSAILLEKFTGSDRISVAGDTRFDRVAELPSKFQEVPGIAEFVRHRRCIVVGSTWPPDENIVLSVIKSMRRADLCWIIAPHEIHPQHIDRLIASSPDYMAKYSQLDQAIDSTDVLWIDNVGMLSRLYHYSDVVYIGGGFGVGIHNTQEPAIYGNPVIFGPNHTRFEEAVDMVKLGTATMVNDSDELRLALEQWLTDPELLADARSKNIAYMKSKTGATEAILAKLSLMDYYNGPAKS